A DNA window from Procambarus clarkii isolate CNS0578487 chromosome 3, FALCON_Pclarkii_2.0, whole genome shotgun sequence contains the following coding sequences:
- the LOC138368655 gene encoding uncharacterized protein, protein MVQRSENILSSFSRDLNILSRAPRIFSAYSAELREHSQHIQQSSKNILSIFSRAPRIFSAYSAELQEYYQHIQQSSKNILSIFSRAPRILSAYSAELQEYSQHIQQSSKNIISIFSRAPRILSAYSAELQEYSQHIQQSSKNILSIFSRAPRILSAYSAELQEYYQHIQQSSKNIISIFSRAPRIFSAYSAELQEYSQHIQQSSKNILSIFSRAPRIFSAYSAELQEYSQHIQQSSKNILSIFSRAPRIFSAYSAEHQEYSQHIQQSTKNILSIFSRAPRIFSAYSAEHQEYSQHIQQSTKNILSIFSRAPRIFSPYSAELQEYSQHIQQSSKNILSIFSRAPRIFSAYSAELQEYYQHIQQSSKNILSIFSRAPRIFSAYSAEHQEYSQHIQQSSKNILSIFSRAPRIFSAYSAELQEYSQHIQQSSKNILSIFSRAPRILSAYSAELQEYYQHIQQSSKNILSIFSRAPRILSAYSAELQEYYQHIQQSSKNILSIFSRAPRILPAYSAELQEYYQHIQQSSKNILSIFSRAPRILPAYSAELQEYYQHIQQSSKNILSIFSRAPRILPAYSAELQEYSQHIQQSTKNITSIFSRARRTFSTSDKPS, encoded by the coding sequence AGATCTGAGAACATCCTCAGCTCGTTCAGCAGAGATCTAAACATTCTCAGCAGAGCTCCAAGAATATTCTCAGCATATTCAGCAGAGCTCCGAGAACATTCTCAGCATATTCAGCAGAGCTCCAAGAATATTCTCAGCATATTCAGCAGAGCTCCAAGAATATTCTCAGCATATTCAGCAGAGCTCCAAGAATATTATCAGCATATTCAGCAGAGCTCCAAGAATATTCTCAGCATATTCAGCAGAGCTCCAAGAATATTATCAGCATATTCAGCAGAGCTCCAAGAATATTCTCAGCATATTCAGCAGAGCTCCAAGAATATTATCAGCATATTCAGCAGAGCTCCAAGAATATTATCAGCATATTCAGCAGAGCTCCAAGAATATTCTCAGCATATTCAGCAGAGCTCCAAGAATATTCTCAGCATATTCAGCAGAGCTCCAAGAATATTATCAGCATATTCAGCAGAGCTCCAAGAATATTATCAGCATATTCAGCAGAGCTCCAAGAATATTATCAGCATATTCAGCAGAGCTCCAAGAATATTCTCAGCATATTCAGCAGAGCTCCAAGAATATTCTCAGCATATTCAGCAGAGCTCCAAGAATATTCTCAGCATATTCAGCAGAGCTCCAAGAATATTCTCAGCATATTCAGCAGAGCTCCAAGAATATTCTCAGCATATTCAGCAGAGCTCCAAGAATATTCTCAGCATATTCAGCAGAGCTCCAAGAATATTCTCAGCATATTCAGCAGAGCACCAAGAATATTCTCAGCATATTCAGCAGAGCACCAAGAATATTCTCAGCATATTCAGCAGAGCACCAAGAATATTCTCAGCATATTCAGCAGAGCACCAAGAATATTCTCAGCATATTCAGCAGAGCACCAAGAATATTCTCAGCATATTCAGCAGAGCTCCAAGAATATTCTCACCATATTCAGCAGAGCTCCAAGAATATTCTCAGCATATTCAGCAGAGCTCCAAGAATATTCTCAGCATATTCAGCAGAGCTCCAAGAATATTCTCAGCATATTCAGCAGAGCTCCAAGAATATTATCAGCATATTCAGCAGAGCTCCAAGAATATTCTCAGCATATTCAGCAGAGCACCAAGAATATTCTCAGCATATTCAGCAGAGCACCAAGAATATTCTCAGCATATTCAGCAGAGCTCCAAGAATATTCTCAGCATATTCAGCAGAGCTCCAAGAATATTCTCAGCATATTCAGCAGAGCTCCAAGAATATTCTCAGCATATTCAGCAGAGCTCCAAGAATATTCTCAGCATATTCAGCAGAGCTCCAAGAATATTATCAGCATATTCAGCAGAGCTCCAAGAATATTATCAGCATATTCAGCAGAGCTCCAAGAATATTCTCAGCATATTCAGCAGAGCACCAAGAATATTATCAGCATATTCAGCAGAGCTCCAAGAATATTATCAGCATATTCAGCAGAGCTCCAAGAATATTCTCAGCATATTCAGCAGAGCACCAAGAATATTACCAGCATATTCAGCAGAGCTCCAAGAATATTATCAGCATATTCAGCAGAGCTCCAAGAATATTCTCAGCATATTCAGCAGAGCACCAAGAATATTACCAGCATATTCAGCAGAGCTCCAAGAATATTATCAGCATATTCAGCAGAGCTCCAAGAATATTCTCAGCATATTCAGCAGAGCACCAAGAATATTACCAGCATATTCAGCAGAGCTCCAAGAATATTCTCAGCATATTCAGCAGAGCACCAAGAATATTACCAGCATATTCAGCAGAGCTCGGAGAACATTCTCAACAAGTGATAAGCCTTCTTAA